The region CCGCCGACCGGATTGTCGGCGAGCTGCAAGAGGCCCGGGAAAATCCGGACATTAAAGCGGTGATTTTAAAACTGAACACCGGGGGCGGCACGGTGGTAGGTTCGGATGAAATTGGCCGGGAAGTGGCAAGGGTGCGCCGGTCGGGCAAAAAGGTGGTGGCCGCCATGGGAGAAATGGCTGCTTCCGGGGGCTACTGGATTGCCTGCCAAACCGATAAAATTGTCGCCAATCCCGGCACCTTTACCGGCAGCATCGGCGTAATCATGGAATTAACCAACCTGCAGGATTTATACAACAAGCTGGGCATAAAATTTGACAACGTGAAAACCGGCCCCAACAAAGACATGGGGGCTTCCTACCGGCAGCTGACGCCGGAGCAGCGGCAAATCTTCCAGAGCCTGGTTAACGATACCTACGAAGACTTTATTAAAGTGGTGGCAGAGGGCAGGCGCCTGGACCCGGCCCGCGTCAGGCAGCTGGCGGACGGCCGCATCTATACCGGCAAACAGGCCAAAGCCCTGGGCCTGGTGGACGAATTGGGCGACTTTAGCGAAGCGGTGAAAATAACCGCTCAACTGGCCGGCCTGAAAGGAGAGCCGGAGCTGGTGGACATGAGCGGCCAACCGCCCTTCTGGCAACAGTTTTTCAGCGGCCTGCAGGGCCAAAGCGGTGTGCCGGTCTGGCCGCTGCCCCTGGACGGCTTGCTGCTGGTGCCGGATCCGGCGGTGCTGCCCCTGCGGGCCGCAACCAAATAGGGGAGGGCGCACTATGAGCGAAATCAAAGATCACCTGGCAGAAAACACAGGCGGTGGCCGGCTGACCCCGGCCCCGGAAGCAGAGCAGGCTGCCTCGCCGCCGGCTGCGGCGGCAGAACCGGCCCAAGCCCCGCCGGCCCCTCCCGAGCCGCCGCTCAAATACTATGAAATTATTTACGGCGTTTTGTTTGACCCGGTGCCTACCATGCGGCGGCTGGCAGCCAACCCGCCCCTGGGGGCTGCCTTTGTCATTGTTATCCTGCTGGCCCTGGCGGGCATGCTGGCCAGCCTGTATATTTATGCCCGCAGCGGCGCCCCGGAATTAGGCGGCGCCCTGGGGCTGCCCTGGCAGCAGCACCCGGCGGCAGCCCGGGCCCTGCGGGCGGCGGCCCCGGTGCTGGCCCTGCTGGGGGCGGTCTTTTACTTCGTTAAGTGGTTTTTCTACAGTGCCCTGCTGCACCTGCTGGCGGAATTTTACGGCGGCCGGGGCCGGGCCCGCACCGTTTTTGTCATTTACGGCCTGGCCGGCCTGCCGGAAGTATTTTTAATCCCCCTTAACGTGCTGACCGCCCTGGCGGCACCCGCCCAGGCGGCGCTGCTCAACACCCTGGGCAACCTGGTTACACTGGTTTGGGGAACCGTTTTACTGACCATCGGCCTGCGGGAAGCCCACCGGATAAGCACCGGGCGGGCCCTGGCAGTGATTGTCACGCCGGTTTTGGCCGTGCTGGCCCTGGCCCTGGTTACCCTGGTGGCACTGGCCGGCACCCTGTCCGCCTTGCTGCCTGCCACCTGGTAGCATTATTAAAATATTGCAACAGTGCCAATTTTTTCTGCAGGTATAACCCCCGGGCCGTCGAAAAAATATAAAATCTGCGCTGTATGAACCTGGGGGGTGCCGAATAAAATGAGTAACAACGTTGATGTGCTTATTATTGACGACCAGCCGGGCGTCAGGCGATTGCTGTTGGAAGCGCTGGCGGAGGAAGGATTGGCCGTTAAAGCAGCCGGCAGCGGGGCAGAGGGCCTGCAAATGCTGGCCGCCTGCCGGCCTTACCTGGTGCTGCTGGACATGAAAATGCCCGGCATGAACGGGGTGGAAACCCTGCAGGAAATACGCAGGCATGACATGACTTTACCGGTGGTGATGATGTCTGCTTACGGCGACCTGGAGGTGATGGAGCAAACCAGGCATCTGGAAGTGACGCATTATCTTAGCAAGCCCTTTGACTTAGACGAAGTGCGGCTGCTGGTCAGGACAGTCCTGGCCGAACGCCTGCCCGTTAAAGGGCGGCAGGCTGATATTGGCTGAAGCACGACCGGTTATTTCATTTTCAAAAAAGGAATTTACCTGCCGGCGGCGAACTCTTATGCAAAGAGGAGGTTATTGAGGTGCTTATAACCACAGCCACCACATTAGCCATTCGCTGTCCGGAGTGCGGCGCATTAGAATTTCATAACCTCTCCCGCTTTGCCCTGTCCGGCCGGGGCAAACTGCAAATTAGCTGCTCCTGCGGCGCTTTCCTGCTGGGGGTTGTCAGCAAATCGCCCGGCAGCTACTGGCTGCAAATACCCTGTGTTTTCTGTGAAACCAAGCACATTCGGGAAATCTCCGGCACGCGGCTCTGGGGCCCGCAGACCCTTCACCTCACCTGCCCGGAATCCGGGCTGGAGCTGGGCTACCTGGGGCGGGCGGAAGAAGTAAAAGCGCTGGCGGAATCCCTGGACACCGGCCTGGAAGCCCTTATGGAAGAACTGGGTTATGACGATTACTTTACCAACCCGGCGGTAATGCACCAGGTTATGGCCTGCCTGCAAGAGATTGCCGACAACGGGGGCCTTTACTGCCAGTGCGGCAACAACCACATCGAAGTGGACGTATACCTGGACCGCTTGGAACTGCACTGCAAAGAATGCGACAGCATCAATATTGTTTATGCCGAAACCGAAGAAGACCTGCAGGTCATTCAACAGGTAGACACCATCGAACTGACCAAACACGGCTTCAAGTTTCTCGACAGCCTTGCCAATACCCCCAAACTAACCAAAAAAACCCGGCGCAAGCGAAATAAACATTCCTAGCAACATAATTCCGGGCAACCCTGGCCATACTGTAAAGCAAGTCAGGGACGGCACCATTTGCTGTTACTGTTTGCCCGGGCCACCGGGCAAGTGCCGACAGCTTCCGCCGGAAGTTTTCAGAAATAAACGCAGTAACCCGTCATACCGGCCCGGACGCTGTCCGGGCCGTTGTCAATTTGGTTCAGTAAAATTTTAAGGAGGTTTTGTTATGCCGCTGGTATCTGTCAAAGAACTGTTACAACGTGCAGAAGAAGGAAAGTACGCCGTTGGCGCCTTTAACGTCAACAACATGGAAATTGTTCAGGCCATCGTGGCGGCGGCGGAAGCGGAAAGGGCGCCGGTGATCATGCAGGCCAGCCAGGGCGCCATAAAATATGCCGGCATCGAGTATATTTACGCCCTGGCCAGCCTGGCCGCAGGCCGGGCCAGCGTGCCGGTG is a window of Desulforamulus hydrothermalis Lam5 = DSM 18033 DNA encoding:
- the sppA gene encoding signal peptide peptidase SppA — translated: MICLRKKLIAGLIIGAVIFSLTAAAAWQGKGRPARRDGSGNKIAVVHIEGMIVSTAPGGFGATGVAAADRIVGELQEARENPDIKAVILKLNTGGGTVVGSDEIGREVARVRRSGKKVVAAMGEMAASGGYWIACQTDKIVANPGTFTGSIGVIMELTNLQDLYNKLGIKFDNVKTGPNKDMGASYRQLTPEQRQIFQSLVNDTYEDFIKVVAEGRRLDPARVRQLADGRIYTGKQAKALGLVDELGDFSEAVKITAQLAGLKGEPELVDMSGQPPFWQQFFSGLQGQSGVPVWPLPLDGLLLVPDPAVLPLRAATK
- a CDS encoding Yip1 family protein; protein product: MSEIKDHLAENTGGGRLTPAPEAEQAASPPAAAAEPAQAPPAPPEPPLKYYEIIYGVLFDPVPTMRRLAANPPLGAAFVIVILLALAGMLASLYIYARSGAPELGGALGLPWQQHPAAARALRAAAPVLALLGAVFYFVKWFFYSALLHLLAEFYGGRGRARTVFVIYGLAGLPEVFLIPLNVLTALAAPAQAALLNTLGNLVTLVWGTVLLTIGLREAHRISTGRALAVIVTPVLAVLALALVTLVALAGTLSALLPATW
- a CDS encoding response regulator, which encodes MSNNVDVLIIDDQPGVRRLLLEALAEEGLAVKAAGSGAEGLQMLAACRPYLVLLDMKMPGMNGVETLQEIRRHDMTLPVVMMSAYGDLEVMEQTRHLEVTHYLSKPFDLDEVRLLVRTVLAERLPVKGRQADIG